The sequence TGTTTGCCCGGCGTACCAATAATGAAATCACGGCGGTTCGGGATGTATCACAACAATCGTTTGGTGACCCAACGAACCCAGTTCTCCAACAGGTGATCCGCACGAGTTATCAGAACGTTGGCCATCAGGATGCCTACGGCTTGAACCTCTTTGGTAACGGAACGTTGTTTTCAAAACTACAACTCGGTGGGGGTATCGATCTGTACCACGTAAACCTGACAAATAATAACGTTAACCCAATTTATGCGGCCTCTAACTCTGGCTGGGTAATTTCTGGACGGGTTAACGCCAGTATGTCGCTCGCAAACGGCTGGGCATTCCAGGCTTTTGGTGGAATGCGGGGTAAGCAAATTCAGTTGCAGGGCTATCAAACCAGCATGTACTTCTATAATCTGGGCATCCGGAAAGAGTTCAATGATAAAAAGTCAAGCCTGGGTCTGGCAGCAGAAAACTTCCTGAATCACCCATTCACGATGAAGTCAGAATTGTCGTCGCCCATCCTGACGCAAAACTCTGTAACGAACTTCTACAATGCCGGTGTCCGATTAACATTCAGCTATAAGCTCGGCAAAATGAGTTTTGATGCACCCCGCAAAAGCCGGAAGTCGATCAATAATGATGACATAAAAAATGGCGAAGGCGGTGATGATAACAACAACAATGGCGGAAATCAGCCTCAACAGTCAACTCCAGCGAGTGGTGGTGGTCGCGGTGGCCGTCCCCGGTCATAGATAGATCTATCTTCAGCCGGCAGTTCTTAGTATAGAGCTGCCGGCTAAAGATAGAAAATTTCTTTCCGGTCGCTGGCGACCATGATCTACTCACGTTTAGTTTTTAGCTCTTAATTAGAATAGGTTGGTGGTAATCCCCCTGGCATTGCTGGAGGGATTCCTTGTTTTGGTCAATGCTGAGTTTCGGCAGCTTACGGCACGCTGAGGCTCCCATATTAGTTACCTTTACCAGTCAAATATTCCCCTCACTATGAAATCCAAGAACTTAGTCAGTCTGTCGGTAGCTGTCGTATTCTTTGTCTTAGCGACCACGGGTCTTTTAATTTATTTTGGCCAGGGTACCCATCCTGTCGAACATACACATGCCTGGTTTGGCATTTTATTCGTTACGGCTGCGGTATTTCACATTGTCAATAACTGGTCATCTATCACCGGATATACGAAAGATCGTCGGACGGGTGGCATCCGACGCGAGTTTGTTATCCCCGCCGTTATTGCATCCGTATTTGCGATAGGTATTAGTGCCGATTTTCCTGTCTTCGATAAATTAGCGAATGCTGGTAAAAATTTGTTCCGGGGCGACAAACCTAAATCGGGCGGGCCATTGTCCCAGGTTGCGATCGACTCAATTGCTCGTAGTACCGAAGTTGTTTTTGCTCAGGCCTATAGTGCTGGCGATACAGCTTCATTAGCTACAGTTGTCGCCAAAAAGGCCCCCATCCGGACAGAAGCAGGCGAAATTACGAGTGGATTCGATCAAAGCAGTAAGCCGAAAACAACCGATTCCTTGCAAACAACTGTTGATCGGGCCGAGTCAATTGACGACAACATAATTGTGGTTTATGGTACACTGACCTCTTCTGCCAAACCCGAAAAACTCTTCTATACACACGTCCTGAAGCGGAAAGAGAATGGCTGGCAGATTGCAGCCATTCAAACCAGCTATCCGCCAAACGCCAGAACCGAAAAGTGACACCAGCTACTAAAGCCATCAACTAGTGTCTGGCCTCAGGATTACCCCCATAACACACCAATTCTTTTGACTTCACCACATTCTATCTTCTACAAACCGACAAAGTGCAACGAAGCCGCATAAATTGGCGTACCAACCAGTAAGCGTATTTCCTGACTGTTTTAGGGTACTTTCTGCCGCCTACTTACCGTTTATTGTCTGATTTTACAATTTCATGTAAATTTTCGGCACTTAGTAAACCCTGTTGACTAACTTTCGGTTAAGAGAATATGATCGATCCCTACACCACTGTTCAATGACTTCTTTAGTACGGACTTTCGTTGCATTTAGCCTTCTGCTCGTCGGATGGCCGTTGCTGACGACGGCCCAAACCATCTATACAATCAGCGGTCGTGTGACTGATGCAGCCACTGGCGAGGGAATTTCTTTTGCCAGTATTGCCGTAAAGGGATTAACCAATGGCACAACCTCCGATGCCGAAGGCCGTTATAAACTGCAAACCAAACAACTTGCCGATTCTATCCAGGTTCTTAGCCTTGGTTATCAGACCCGGTCTTATCGCCTGATATCCATTGCCAGCCAGACGATTGATGCTCAATTAGTTTCGAGTGCCACAAAATTGCAGGAGGTACGGGTTTATGCCAAGGGGGGCGACCCAGCCTACCGGGTCATTCGCGAGACGGTGCGCCGACGGGACCAATTCAATCCAGCACAATTATCGGCCTATCAATATGATAGTTACACCAAGATTGAGGGGTATATCAACAATTTTGGCCAGAAGCGTAAAAAGAATAAAAAGCCGGGGCCAATCAGTCGGCTTCTCGGCAAACTTCCCGCCATTACGGACGAAAATGGCCAGCCTGCCGTTCCGGTCTTTATATCCGAAACGTTCTCCAACTTTTTTGCCCGTACCAATCCCGAGAAAGTTAAAGAAAAGGTTCTCAAATCACACGTAACGGGCGTAGGCGTTAGCGATGGTGGCCTGATCGCCCAGTTGACTGGAGCCTCGTTTCAGCAATATAATTTCTACCGTAATTCGCTTTATGTGCTCCGCAAAGATATTCCATCACCCGTTGGCGCACAGTGGGAAACAGTCTATACTTATCGATTAAAAGACACAGTAGCGCTCAACGACGGGGTGTGTTATGAAATCGAATTTACACCCAAACGTGTCAGCGATCTGGCCTTTACGGGAACCGTCTGGATCGACACCCTCAAGCGGGCTCTCGTTCAGATCGATGCACGGGTCGATAAGCGGGCAAACATCAACTTTGTCGATGAACTTCATATCGAGCAAAATTGGGAATCGATCTCATCGGGTGTTCGGTTTCCCACCCAAACCCAGGTTACGATCGATACGGAACAGCCCACTCCACGTGCCCCCGGTGCCTTGATCCGCTTCTTCGCGACCGCCCGAAATGTTATCGAAAATGACCCTAAAGAGGTTAGCTTTTATGATCCCTCGATCGAACTGGCCGACGATTATAAAGAAGCCGATGCGTTATTCTGGAAGAGTGTGCGTCCTGATTCGCTTTCTCCCAACGAGTGGCGGGCCATGCGGGTCGTTGATTCCGTGCGTAATGTGCCGTTTATAAAAGTAGCGGGTGAACTAATTAAGCTCGGCGTTCTGGGCTACAAACCGATTGATAAACTACATATTGACCTGGGCCCAATTCTGTATTCCTACGCCAGTAATAACGTTGAAGGCAATCGGTTTCGGATCGGTATGCGAACCAATACGGGTTTCAGCCGCAAATGGCTTGTGAGCGGTTACCTGGCCTATGGCACGCTTGATCAAGCTTTTAAGTACAGCGCCAATATCGAATACATTATAAACCGCAAGCCCTGGACTGTCTTCGGTGTCCGGCGGACTTATGATCTGGAACGCGTTGGTGTATCATCCGATAATATTGGCAATAACTCATTATTTGCGGCTTACTCCCGTTTTGGAACAATCAGGCGGCCTTATTTTCAGGAAGAAAATCTCGTTTATTTCCGGCGTGAAATGGGCCGGGGATTTACGCAGACACTGGCCATGCGTAACCGCACGTTTGAACCATTGTTTCCATTTGCGTTTCAGCCTCAGGCCAATGATCATGATCAAACAGTTCGGGACAGTTACCGGGTTACCGAGCTGATTTCGGAGACTCGCTTTGCTCCCGACGAAGTGATCCTGCAAAACGACAACGTCAGGTTTAGTACAGGCGCTGTCCGTAAGCCCATTTTCACATTGCGGTATACACTTGGTATCCGCGATGTACTGGGTGGCGATTTCACCTATCACCGCCTTGCGCTGACCATGAAACATTCGTTCCGAATGGGCATTCTGGGACGGACCTATTATACCATTGGCGCAGGAATAATCCCTTCAACGGTGCCTTATCCCCTGCTCTACACGCCATTGGGCAATGAGTCTTCATTTTATGTCGGTAACGCCTACAACCTGATGAATTACTTTGAATTTGTGTCTGACCGTTGGGCCACGGCCCAGTTTGAACACAACTTCGGTGGCCTGCTCTTTAATCGATTACCGCTCCTGCGACGGCTTAAGTGGCGTGAACTAGTAACGGCTAAAGTATTGGTGGGCAGTGTCTCGTCGGCAAATCTGGCCATGATCCCCAGCACTGATGCGCAGGGGCGCACCGTTGAAGGGTTTAGTTCTCTAACCCGTACGCCCTATATCGAGGTGGGTTATGGAATCGACAATATTTTTAAAGTGCTACGCGTCGATGCGATTCACCGGCTCACCTATAGCGATAATCTTACCCGGACAGGCATTCCAGTGACTCCATTTGCGATTAAGGTATCGGGCTGGCTCGCGTTCTAATAGTTTCCCGCACTCAGAATTCCTTAGTTCGAAAATCGGGTCAACACCTCGTCTACTGTCAACGCATCCAGTGAGAGTGCGATGAAATCGGCCTGAGTCAGAACATCCGGAGAGCCCAGGCCAACTACAAACATTCCGCCCCGTTTACCGGCTTCAACACCCGCAACGGCGTCTTCGAATACAACACACTCGGCAGGAGCGACCTCAAGTTCAGCAGCTCCTTTCGTAAATACTTCCGGATCAGGTTTGCCTTTCGTGATTTTAGTGCCGTCGATGATGGCATCAAAAGCCTCGGTCATACCAATGCGTTCCAGAATCAGCGGAGCATTTTTACTGACCGACCCAAGGGCAGTTAACAGATTAGCCTTTCTAACCTGCGAAAAGAAATTAGCTACGCCCGGCAGAATATCTTCGGATGTCATACGACTGACCAGTTCGAGATACCATTGGTTTTTCTGCGTGGCTAGTTCTGCCTTTTTTTCGTCTGGCAATGTTAACCCACCATGAGCCAGAATAATGTCCAGTGACTCCATCCGGCTTACCCCTTTTAATTGCTCATTGAATTCTTCGGAAATATCGAACCCGAGTTCGTTGGCCAGCCGACGCCAGGCCTGGTAGTGATAAATGGCGGTGTCGACAATAACGCCGTCGAGATCAAAAAGAAACGCTTTAATAGAGCTCATTCGGTTGTAATCAATGGGATGAGCGCAAATGTAGGCAGATTTGACCAGCCCCAGCTGGTCAAATAATCAGTTATCTGATTTAAGTGTGAGATCAACCAGCTATTTAGGGGTGGGCTTATGAGCCAGCTCCACAATTGGCAAGCAGTCTTCAGTAGGCTGTGTGTCTACTGAAGACTGCCTACTGCTAACTTCATTCTTTTACGCCCATAAACGCCAGGTTTTCTGTCTGATCGACATGGTAATGGATCGATAGAACCCACGTTTTTCGACTTCCGTTTATAGTGCGCAACTCCTCAAACGCATATTGACCAACAGGCTGGTCATCCACGAATAATTCAAAGGCCGTTGCGCTGTTCTTTTTCGCCACAACACCCGCAAGTTTATACGATCCAGAACCAAATCGGTCATACTCAACCCGGTAGATATCGTCACTTACCTGGTGAATTGTAACCCGTTGGGTCGTTGGCAGAGCACACCGTACGGGATCAACTTCCAGGCGAAAACTGCCCGCTAATACACCATCGCCAGAAGGATCGGCGGTATCTTTCTGACAGCCAGTCAGAAAAGCAAGAAGCGTACAAAGTAGAATAAATGGTTTCATACAGAAAAGGGGTTTCTGGCAAGATCCCTTTTTGTGCCTGAACGTTGGAAAATGCCGGTCTATTTACGATTGGCGGTTTTATCTTTGCTCATTATTACAGCTTATTAGTCAGGGCATTTGCCGTTTATTTTATCAGTTCCAGTACTAACGCTGTTTTAGCGGGTAGTTTGATTGCTTTAAGATCAGCGATCGTCTGATCGGTCAGGATGTTACGGGCCGACGTAAATCCGCTAATTCGTTCGGCAAATCGGCCCGAATCGAGTAAAATTTCTTTATCACTCGTATTGGTGGCAACCATGACTGTTTTACTCCCGTTATAGCGAAAGTATACATAGATGCCTTCCTGCGGCAGAAACTGCATGAGTTTGCCTGTGTGCAGAACAGGATTATCCCGCCGATAGGTAGCTAGTTTTCGAATGAACTGATAGGCTTCATTTTCGCGATTGCTGCGTCCGGCCGTTTCGAACTTATTCTCTTTATCGCCAGAGAATCCACCCGGAAAATCCCGCCGTACTTCGGCATCCGATGGATCTTTGAAATTTTTCATCAGAATTTCGGTGCCATAGTACATGGATGGAATTCCGCGCGTAGTCAGCAACCAGGTCAGGCCAATTTTATACTTCTCAAAATCGTCGCCAATGACCGACAGATAGCGGTCGGTATCGTGATTATCCAGAAACGTTACCAGCTTATTCGGGTCCTGGTAGACCGCATCCTGAGCCAGAGCCTGGTAGAATCGGTTGACGCCATCATCCCAGCTAAATTTCTGTTTCAGCGCTTCCAGCATGGATGCATAAAGTACAAAGTCGAGGCCGCCGGGCTGGTTCGACTTAAACGGAAAATCAATTTTGTTGCGGGTATAGTAAGCCTGATCGACGACGTTGTTAACCCAGGATTCGCCAAAAATGTGAATCGCAGGATATTCATCAAGAAGGGCCTGATTACACCGATTCATAAATGGCTGATCGTTATACATATAGGTATCAACCCGCCAGGCATCAACACCAAAAT comes from Spirosoma aureum and encodes:
- a CDS encoding DUF4405 domain-containing protein, translating into MKSKNLVSLSVAVVFFVLATTGLLIYFGQGTHPVEHTHAWFGILFVTAAVFHIVNNWSSITGYTKDRRTGGIRREFVIPAVIASVFAIGISADFPVFDKLANAGKNLFRGDKPKSGGPLSQVAIDSIARSTEVVFAQAYSAGDTASLATVVAKKAPIRTEAGEITSGFDQSSKPKTTDSLQTTVDRAESIDDNIIVVYGTLTSSAKPEKLFYTHVLKRKENGWQIAAIQTSYPPNARTEK
- the pgmB gene encoding beta-phosphoglucomutase is translated as MSSIKAFLFDLDGVIVDTAIYHYQAWRRLANELGFDISEEFNEQLKGVSRMESLDIILAHGGLTLPDEKKAELATQKNQWYLELVSRMTSEDILPGVANFFSQVRKANLLTALGSVSKNAPLILERIGMTEAFDAIIDGTKITKGKPDPEVFTKGAAELEVAPAECVVFEDAVAGVEAGKRGGMFVVGLGSPDVLTQADFIALSLDALTVDEVLTRFSN
- a CDS encoding DUF5686 and carboxypeptidase-like regulatory domain-containing protein, yielding MTSLVRTFVAFSLLLVGWPLLTTAQTIYTISGRVTDAATGEGISFASIAVKGLTNGTTSDAEGRYKLQTKQLADSIQVLSLGYQTRSYRLISIASQTIDAQLVSSATKLQEVRVYAKGGDPAYRVIRETVRRRDQFNPAQLSAYQYDSYTKIEGYINNFGQKRKKNKKPGPISRLLGKLPAITDENGQPAVPVFISETFSNFFARTNPEKVKEKVLKSHVTGVGVSDGGLIAQLTGASFQQYNFYRNSLYVLRKDIPSPVGAQWETVYTYRLKDTVALNDGVCYEIEFTPKRVSDLAFTGTVWIDTLKRALVQIDARVDKRANINFVDELHIEQNWESISSGVRFPTQTQVTIDTEQPTPRAPGALIRFFATARNVIENDPKEVSFYDPSIELADDYKEADALFWKSVRPDSLSPNEWRAMRVVDSVRNVPFIKVAGELIKLGVLGYKPIDKLHIDLGPILYSYASNNVEGNRFRIGMRTNTGFSRKWLVSGYLAYGTLDQAFKYSANIEYIINRKPWTVFGVRRTYDLERVGVSSDNIGNNSLFAAYSRFGTIRRPYFQEENLVYFRREMGRGFTQTLAMRNRTFEPLFPFAFQPQANDHDQTVRDSYRVTELISETRFAPDEVILQNDNVRFSTGAVRKPIFTLRYTLGIRDVLGGDFTYHRLALTMKHSFRMGILGRTYYTIGAGIIPSTVPYPLLYTPLGNESSFYVGNAYNLMNYFEFVSDRWATAQFEHNFGGLLFNRLPLLRRLKWRELVTAKVLVGSVSSANLAMIPSTDAQGRTVEGFSSLTRTPYIEVGYGIDNIFKVLRVDAIHRLTYSDNLTRTGIPVTPFAIKVSGWLAF